The following are encoded together in the Planococcus antarcticus DSM 14505 genome:
- a CDS encoding BCCT family transporter, whose protein sequence is MDKKLLKNPVFIVSTAVILVLVILGAATPVQFGEVAGSLFSFTTLNFGWFYLLAVFVITLFLIIIALSRYGGIRLGADSDRPEFPFFTWIGMLFSAGFGAGLVFWGVAEPMSHFFTTPFGNEAQTPEAARIAMGYSFFHWGVSQWSVFAIVGLVIGFLQFRKKKPGLVSTALEPVLGSKPLIKHSIDSLAVIATVMGIATSLGLGVLQMNGGLNAVFGIDNAFPIQLGIIAVMFAAYTLSSSTGLKKGIAYLSNLNLGLALVLMVFVFIAGPTVFIMETFTLAMGDYITNFVSYSLRLEPYADGEWVEGWTIFYWAWAIAWSPFVGAFVARVSRGRTIREFVMGVLVIPPAIACLWIAVFGGTALWYDLNQGTGIAEAVNNDLTSALFQTFGVLPLTTIMSILAILLIFTFLVTSADSATYILASMTSYGSLNPPTVFKIVWGILMSAIAAVLLYAGGLEALQTASLISALPFTVLLILMLWSFTKIIRTESPPIRKSELQRFKRMEQEARKQRNK, encoded by the coding sequence ATGGATAAAAAATTATTGAAAAACCCCGTATTTATAGTATCCACCGCCGTCATTCTGGTGCTTGTCATTTTAGGTGCTGCCACACCGGTACAATTTGGGGAAGTAGCAGGAAGCTTATTCAGTTTCACCACCTTGAACTTCGGCTGGTTTTACTTGCTAGCCGTATTCGTTATCACCCTCTTCCTCATCATCATCGCATTGTCCAGATACGGCGGTATTCGGCTTGGAGCCGACAGCGACCGTCCGGAATTCCCCTTCTTTACTTGGATCGGCATGCTGTTTTCCGCCGGCTTTGGAGCAGGCCTCGTATTTTGGGGAGTAGCTGAACCAATGAGCCACTTTTTCACCACTCCTTTCGGCAATGAAGCACAAACACCGGAAGCGGCAAGAATCGCCATGGGCTATTCATTTTTCCATTGGGGCGTCAGCCAATGGTCGGTATTTGCCATTGTCGGACTGGTCATCGGATTTCTTCAATTCCGTAAAAAGAAACCGGGCTTGGTCTCTACAGCTCTTGAGCCGGTGCTTGGCAGCAAGCCCTTGATCAAACATTCTATCGATTCTCTTGCAGTTATTGCTACAGTAATGGGAATTGCTACATCCCTCGGATTAGGTGTCCTTCAAATGAACGGCGGATTGAATGCCGTATTCGGAATCGACAATGCCTTTCCAATTCAACTGGGCATTATCGCTGTTATGTTTGCAGCCTACACCCTATCTTCTTCTACCGGCCTGAAAAAAGGGATTGCCTACTTGAGCAACTTGAATCTTGGATTGGCACTGGTTCTAATGGTATTTGTCTTTATTGCCGGGCCAACCGTCTTCATCATGGAGACCTTCACATTGGCAATGGGCGATTATATCACCAACTTCGTCTCTTACAGCCTACGCCTCGAGCCTTATGCAGATGGCGAATGGGTAGAGGGATGGACGATTTTCTATTGGGCTTGGGCGATTGCTTGGTCCCCATTTGTCGGCGCATTCGTAGCGCGTGTCTCCAGAGGACGGACTATACGCGAATTCGTAATGGGTGTACTTGTCATTCCACCGGCTATCGCTTGCCTGTGGATTGCAGTCTTTGGAGGTACAGCGCTTTGGTATGACTTGAATCAAGGTACTGGAATCGCCGAAGCGGTCAATAACGACCTAACATCGGCTCTTTTCCAGACTTTCGGAGTTCTTCCGTTGACAACTATCATGTCGATTCTTGCAATTCTGCTGATCTTCACGTTCCTAGTGACTTCGGCTGACTCAGCCACTTATATTCTAGCTTCCATGACCAGTTACGGAAGCCTAAATCCGCCAACAGTCTTCAAGATTGTCTGGGGCATATTGATGTCTGCGATTGCTGCCGTTCTGCTTTATGCAGGCGGACTGGAAGCTCTTCAAACGGCTTCACTGATATCGGCTTTGCCGTTCACTGTATTGCTCATATTAATGCTATGGTCCTTCACTAAAATCATTCGTACAGAATCACCGCCAATTCGAAAATCTGAATTGCAACGATTCAAGCGCATGGAACAGGAAGCTCGAAAGCAGCGCAACAAATAA